In Marasmius oreades isolate 03SP1 chromosome 3, whole genome shotgun sequence, a single window of DNA contains:
- a CDS encoding uncharacterized protein (CAZy:AA7), whose translation MLSSFLSQLGSLLSPNAKIVTNETVDEFTELLRRWTDSDKQIPGAIVLVATEEDVVNTVKLAVQSKVPFVPKSGGHSSWSTIGQSGIIIDLSRFRGVVVDKDAKSVTVTGGTVIKEVNDAAFEQGLCVPLGNANSLGVIPMAIGGGLTVLATLCGYASDNILSAHLVTAKGELITVSDTSHPDLLYAIRGAGQFFGVVTTLTLRAYPLSILRTPDSTIYSGKFVFPISRLQEVLDVLVPMVVDESNPWTGYFMVCAPPPTLETVILFFPYYFGPTQEAEKFLEPISALGPIVSTGGNLPYVRVNDITEPFCIKDGFKRLTGAGTGVNFFRENVKDFSSKVVELFEELKKTAPDAAASLYAIEWSTYVSPDKKKFEETAFSHKDVKFWFQFMVWYTEPASHGEVSRFEQQAINTVREGQAPEDISTYQNWTRSAPIEIRYRGESRLKRLRALKKEWDPNGVFTRELL comes from the exons ATGTTGTCTTCATTCCTCTCTCAGCTTGGctctcttctctctcctAACGCGAAGATCGTCACCAATGAAACTGTCGATGAGTTCACAGAACTACTTCGTCGGTGGACTGATTCGGACAAGCAAATTCCTGGTGCAATCGTCCTGGTTGCGACGGAGGAGGATGTAGTGAACACG GTCAAGCTTGCCGTACAGTCCAAAGTTCCGTTTGTCCCCAAATCAGGAGGGCATAGTTCCTGGTCTACAATTGGTCAATCGGGGATAATCATCGATTTATCTCGTTTCAGGGGCGTTGTAGTCGATAAAGACGCGAAGTCCGTCACAGTGACTGGTGGAACGGTGATCAAGGAAGTCAACGATGCGGCCTTTGAGCAAGGCCTTTGCGTTC CCCTCGGAAATGCTAATTCTCTTGGCGTTATCCCAATGGCCATCGGAGGAGGCTTGACTGTTCTTGCAACTCTCTGCGGCTACGCTTCTGATAATATCCTCTCTGCCCACCTTGTTACTGCAAAGGGGGAACTTATCACTGTCTCTGATACCTCACATCCCGATCTCCTATACGCCATCCGCGGTGCCGGCCAGTTCTTCGGTGTGGTCACCACGCTCACTCTCCGTGCTTACCCATTATCCATCCTCAGAACCCCTGATTCCACCATATATTCCGGAAAGTTCGTATTTCCTATCAGTCGGCTTCAAGAAGTTCTTGATGTACTCGTTCCCATGGTTGTCGACGAGTCCAACCCGTGGACTGGATATTTTATGGTTTGTGCTCCGCCGCCAACCCTCGAAACCGTtatcctattctttccgtaCTATTTCGGTCCTACTCAGGAGGCCGAGAAATTTTTAGAGCCAATTTCTGCACTTGGGCCTATCGTGTCCACGGGTGGAAACTTGCCTTACGTTCGTGTCAACGACATTACGGAGCCTTTTTGCATCAAAGATGGGTTCAAACGGCTTACGGGCGCAGGAACAGGTGTCAATTTTTTTCGGGAAAACGTCAAAGACTTTTCCTCAAAGGTAGTTGAGCTGTTCGAGGAACTCAAGAAAACGGCGCCTGATGCAGCAGCTAGCCTGTATGCAATTGAATGGAGCACCTACGTCTCTCCGGATAAGAAAAAGTTTGAAGAAACTGCATTTTCACATAAGGATGTCAAATTTTGGTT TCAATTCATGGTCTGGTATACTGAGCCAGCGTCTCATGGCGAAGTCTCCCGTTTTGAACAACAGGCAATCAATACGGTGCGCGAGGGTCAAGCTCCGGAAGACATCTCGACATATCAGAACTGGACTCGTTCTGCCCCTATTGAAATACGCTATAGAGGGGAATCACGACTGAAGAGATTAAGGGCgctgaagaaagaatgggaTCCAAACGGTGTTTTCACCAGGGAGCTGTTGTAA
- the CWC22 gene encoding pre-mRNA-splicing factor cwc22 (BUSCO:EOG09263WM5) yields MESPKAEGSSVHKRKRSLSPTDDIPPSSRRRSRSPVLPRGVRVDDIDPVRRAERERQLAARVAAMELDKIEKPKEEKEKAKEKEKEFNAKAEFQKLVGSRSGGVYMPPARLRALQAAAANDKTSTEYQRLSWDALRKSITGIVNRVNITNIKQVVPELFSENLIRGRGLFARSIMKAQAASLPFTPVFAALVAIINSKLPQVGELVLTRLISQFRRAFKRNDKTVCLSTTTFIGHLVNQAVAHEIIALQILVLLLERPTDDSIEIAVGFMREVGAFLAENSPKANATVYERFRAVLNEGAISHRVQYMIEVLMQVRKDKYKDNPILPEGLDLVEEDEQITHQIQLEEELQVQEGLNIFKFDPNYLENEDKYKSIKNEILGEDSDEESGSEESSGEDEDEDEVEAKEGIEDRTETNLVNLRRTIYLSIMNALNYEEAVHKLLKVQLSEGQEIELVNMIIECCSQVRSYSTFYGLIGERFSKLNRVWTDCFEQAFANYYGTVHRYETNRLRNIARFFGHMLASDAISWVVFECIKINEDDTTSSGRIFIKIMMQEMMESMGLKTLAERFKDPEVHKACEGMFPTDVPKNTRFAINYFTSIGLGIVTEEMREYLKNAPRLIMEQRRAMLEAESSSSDSDSSNSDSDSDSSDSDSSDSDSSSLSDHSRRRTSRHRRSSSPPDRRRRPSSRDSVDHKTSPYRGRSISRTPPPRRRRDDTPPRARQTNSMDSRDKKMDLYSRRGPGDRDPPPHRYNGRGRSPSRSESPPPRTRQGGRDRDISPDRNGHHRGGRSMSSSRSRSRSRSPPRRMRNDYVDKRDSRDRTRNDSREQSFRDGRERDGGYERRR; encoded by the exons ATGGAGTCACCAAAAGCTGAAGGAAGCTCTGTGCATAAAAGGAAGAG GTCTCTAAGTCCGACAGACGACATACCACCATCCAGTCGACGCAGGTCCAGGTCTCCTGTACTTCCCCGGGGAGTACGAGtcgatgatatagatcctgTCCGAAGGGCAGAGCGAGAACGTCAGCTCGCTGCTCGGGTCGCCGCAATGGAATTGGACAAGATAGAGAAGCCtaaagaagagaaggaaaaggcgaaggagaaggaaaaggaattcAATGCGAAGGCAGAGTTTCAGAAACTTGTGGGATCTCGTTCTGGTGGTGTATACATGCCTCCAGCCCGACTTCGTGCACTCCAAGCCGCAGCAGCGAATGATAAAACGAGTACGGAGTACCAACGTTTATCATGGGATGCCTTGAGGAAGTCCATTACGGGTATCGTCAACAGGGTTAACATCACCAACATCAAGCAAGTTGTTCCAGAACTGTTCTCAGAAAATCTTATTCGCGGTCGAGGCTTGTTTGCAAGGAGTATCATGAAAGCTCAAGCAGCAAGTTTACCTTTCACGCCCGTTTTCGCAGCGTTGGTCGCCATCATCAACTCCAAACTTCCTCAAGTCGGAGAACTGGTATTGACGCGCCTCATCAGTCAGTTTCGTCGAGCGTTCAAGCGAAACGATAAA ACGGTGTGCCTTTCCACAACGACGTTCATCGGTCACCTTGTTAATCAGGCGGTTGCTCACGAAATCATTGCTCTTCAAATTCTCGTTCTGCTCCTTGAGCGTCCCACTGACGACTCCATCGAAATCGCGGTTGGGTTCATGCGCGAAGTCGGTGCTTTCCTTGCCGAGAACTCTCCCAAGGCAAATGCTACGGTGTACGAGCGTTTCCGCGCCGTCCTCAACGAGGGCGCTATCAGTCATCGAGTCCAGTATATGATCGAAGTCCTTATGCAAGTACGAAAGGATAAGTACAAGGATAATCCAATTCTACCGGAAGGACTGGATCTAGTGGAGGAAGACGAACAAATTACGCATCAGATTCAACTGGAGGAGGAACTTCAAGTTCAGGAGGGGTTGA ACATCTTCAAATTCGACCCGAACTATCTTGAGAACGAGGATAAGTACAAGTCGATCAAGAACGAGATCTTGGGAGAAGATTCCGATGAAGAATCTGGTTCGGAGGAGTCAAGTGGcgaggacgaggatgaggacgaaG TGGAAGCCAAGGAGGGTATCGAAGACAGGACTGAGACAAATCTCGTCAACCTCCGCCGTACGATCTATCTCAGTATAATGAACGCGTTGAACTACGAAGAAGCGGTACACAAACTTCTGAAGGTCCAATTGTCAGAGGGTCAGGAG ATTGAGCTAGTCAACATGATCATTGAGTGTTGTTCACAAGTACGATCTTATTCCACATTCTACGGCCTCATCGGGGAGCGCTTCAGCAAGTTGAATCGGGTGTGGACGGATTGTTTTGAGCAAGCATTTGCCAACTACTACGGCACGGTCCATCGTTACGAAACCAACAGACTACGAAATATTGCTCGATTTTTTGGACACATGCTCGCTTCAGATGCCATCTCTTGGGTGGTTTTTGAATGCATAAAAATCAACGAAGATGATACGACCTCAAGTGGTCGTATCTTCATCAAGATCATGAtgcaagaaatgatggagAGCATGGGTTTGAAGACTTTAGCGGAACGTTTCAAGGACCCGGAGGTGCACAAAGCGTGTGAAGGCATGTTCCCGACGGACGTACCCAAAAATACGAGGTTCGCCATCAACTACTTCACCAGTATAGGACTCGGTATTGTTACGGAGGAGATGAGAGAATACTTGAAA AACGCGCCTCGACTCATTATGGAGCAACGCAGAGCCATGTTGGAAGCCGagtcttcgtcttctgatTCCGATTCCTCTAATTCCGACTCTGACTCCGATTCGTCCGATTCAGACTCATCGGATTCAGATTCTTCATCATTATCCGACCACTCGCGACGACGTACTTCTCGGCACAGAAGATCATCATCGCCGCCGGATCGCCGACGACGACCGTCTTCTCGAGACTCGGTAGACCATAAAACATCTCCTTATAGGGGACGAAGCATATCACGTACTCCCCCACCTCGTCGTCGACGGGATGATACCCCCCCACGGGCAAGGCAAACCAACTCAATGGACTCCCGGGACAAGAAGATGGATCTCTACTCTCGAAGAGGACCAGGAGATCGTGACCCGCCTCCACATAGGTATAACGGCCGTGGGAGGTCACCTTCTCGTTCAGAGTCTCCTCCACCCCGAACAAGGCAAGGTGGCCGCGACAGAGATATATCCCCGGATCGTAATGGGCACCATAGAGGCGGGAGGTCCATGTCGAGTTCACGGTCAAGGTCAAGGTCAAGGTCACCACCTAGGAGGATGAGGAACGATTATGTTGATAAGAGAGACAGTAGGGATCGTACGAGAAACGATTCGAGGGAACAGTCATTCAGGGACGGGCGTGAGCGAGATGGTGGCTATGAAAGGCGGAGGTGA